A single genomic interval of Pseudomonadota bacterium harbors:
- a CDS encoding AAA family ATPase, producing the protein MAAGTLHAFEMQIKAAENMKRQQSWDSLSKKQQAFINKTLLTKNDVLIIDEAGMVGTKQLAAIMERANKAGAKIILCGDHQQLQSIEAGAAFRNVIERSDYAEILEVRRQKTDWMCKATVQFAKGDTAGALRQYQEQEALHYLKNKDTAIAKLVDDYMQGVSKHPDHHAWF; encoded by the coding sequence ATTGCCGCAGGCACATTGCACGCATTTGAGATGCAAATCAAAGCCGCAGAAAATATGAAACGTCAGCAAAGTTGGGACTCTCTTTCTAAAAAGCAACAGGCATTTATCAATAAAACGCTGCTTACAAAAAATGATGTTTTAATCATTGATGAGGCAGGCATGGTCGGCACAAAGCAACTGGCAGCCATCATGGAGCGTGCTAATAAAGCAGGTGCAAAAATTATTCTGTGCGGCGATCATCAGCAGCTACAATCCATTGAGGCGGGAGCGGCTTTCCGTAATGTGATTGAACGCAGCGACTACGCTGAAATTTTGGAGGTACGCCGCCAGAAAACCGATTGGATGTGCAAGGCAACGGTGCAATTTGCCAAGGGTGATACAGCAGGTGCATTGCGTCAATATCAAGAGCAAGAAGCCTTGCATTATCTTAAGAACAAAGATACCGCCATCGCTAAATTAGTAGATGATTATATGCAGGGCGTATCAAAGCACCCCGATCATCACGCATGGTTTTAG